The following proteins come from a genomic window of Streptomyces sp. Sge12:
- a CDS encoding GNAT family N-acetyltransferase — MKIIDLEPGDARLTADLLPVLLELRPHLTEELFLRILTEAHGQGLRFTAAYDADGVCVGAAGWRIVVNTASVRSLYVDDLVTTAAARSTGVGHTLLTHLEQHALAAGCTALTLESGTGRTDAHRFYFRERMAVTTFGFEKPLPH, encoded by the coding sequence ATGAAGATCATCGACCTTGAGCCCGGCGACGCGCGGCTCACCGCCGACCTGCTGCCCGTACTGCTCGAGCTCCGCCCCCACCTCACCGAGGAGCTCTTCCTCCGGATCCTCACGGAGGCACACGGCCAGGGGCTGCGCTTCACCGCGGCGTACGACGCCGACGGCGTGTGCGTGGGTGCGGCGGGCTGGCGGATCGTCGTCAACACCGCCAGTGTCCGCTCGCTCTACGTCGACGACCTGGTCACGACGGCCGCCGCCCGTTCCACCGGGGTGGGGCACACGCTGCTCACGCACCTGGAGCAACACGCCCTGGCCGCCGGCTGCACCGCCCTCACCCTGGAATCCGGCACCGGTCGGACCGACGCGCACCGCTTCTACTTCCGCGAGCGAATGGCCGTGACCACCTTCGGCTTCGAGAAGCCGCTCCCCCACTAG
- a CDS encoding PhzF family phenazine biosynthesis protein, producing MRIRIVDAFTSRPFTGNPAGVCLLPAGPWPDDEWLGRTAAELNHPETAFALPLPAGGGADWEIRWFTPLVEANLCGHATLATVHTLRREGLLAGGAVRFLSRSSGLLTAWVEESGDITLDFPAAPGTEVPPPAGLADALGTRPEAVLRTGPLGDLLAVLPDEAAVRGLRPDLAAIAALSLREGLRGVIVTAAAAPAERAHDFVSRFFAPARGIPEDPVTGSAHTALAPYWAARLGRTDALTGLQASARPGLVRTALRGDRVRLTGRAVTVLEAVLLV from the coding sequence ATGCGCATCCGGATCGTAGACGCCTTCACCAGCCGCCCCTTCACCGGAAACCCCGCCGGTGTCTGCCTGCTCCCGGCCGGTCCCTGGCCGGATGACGAGTGGCTGGGACGGACAGCCGCCGAGCTGAACCACCCCGAGACCGCCTTCGCCCTGCCACTCCCGGCCGGGGGCGGGGCCGACTGGGAGATCCGCTGGTTCACCCCGCTCGTCGAGGCCAACCTGTGCGGCCATGCCACCTTGGCCACGGTGCACACACTGCGCCGGGAGGGGCTGCTGGCGGGAGGAGCGGTGCGGTTCCTGAGCCGGTCCAGCGGCCTGCTCACGGCGTGGGTCGAGGAGAGCGGGGACATCACCCTGGACTTCCCGGCCGCCCCGGGAACGGAGGTGCCGCCGCCGGCGGGCCTCGCCGACGCCCTGGGGACCCGGCCCGAGGCCGTCCTGCGTACGGGCCCCCTGGGCGACCTGCTCGCGGTGCTGCCCGACGAGGCTGCCGTACGGGGGCTGCGGCCCGACCTCGCGGCGATCGCCGCGCTGAGCCTGCGCGAGGGACTGCGCGGGGTCATCGTCACCGCGGCCGCCGCTCCGGCGGAGCGCGCCCACGACTTCGTGTCCCGGTTCTTCGCCCCCGCGCGAGGCATCCCCGAGGATCCGGTCACCGGGAGCGCCCACACCGCGCTGGCCCCCTACTGGGCGGCGCGGCTGGGCCGCACCGACGCCCTGACCGGGCTCCAGGCCTCGGCGCGCCCCGGCCTGGTCCGGACGGCGCTCCGGGGCGACCGGGTGCGCCTCACCGGGCGCGCGGTCACCGTCCTGGAGGCGGTCCTGCTGGTCTGA
- a CDS encoding lysophospholipid acyltransferase family protein, with protein sequence MLSRIAAALVPAFGRLTVTADAGAQAAPGAILVANHTSLADPAVVVAALRRYGIEPVILATSGLWRVPLLGPALRREGHIAVHRGTARAADSLDAAAVALASGRSVLLYGEGGLPVRRDAGETPPGPFRSGLARLAAATGAPVVPVGQAGARRLCSGSGAKQLAGVVTAPLRRPCFHVHIGSPLHLPDRVPEATDRARRAVTAAWLTAASALGEADAGTV encoded by the coding sequence ATGCTCAGCCGAATCGCCGCCGCCCTCGTACCCGCCTTCGGGCGGCTCACCGTCACCGCCGACGCCGGGGCGCAGGCCGCCCCCGGCGCCATCCTGGTCGCCAACCACACCTCCCTCGCCGACCCGGCCGTCGTGGTCGCCGCCCTGCGCCGGTACGGGATCGAGCCGGTCATCCTGGCCACCAGCGGCCTGTGGCGCGTACCGCTGCTCGGCCCCGCCCTGCGCCGCGAGGGGCATATCGCCGTGCACCGCGGCACCGCCCGCGCGGCCGACTCCCTCGACGCCGCCGCGGTCGCCCTCGCCTCGGGGCGCAGCGTCCTGCTCTACGGCGAAGGCGGCCTGCCCGTACGCCGCGACGCCGGCGAGACGCCCCCCGGCCCCTTCCGCAGCGGCCTGGCCCGGCTCGCCGCCGCGACGGGAGCCCCCGTCGTTCCCGTCGGGCAGGCAGGTGCCCGCCGCCTCTGCTCCGGAAGCGGCGCCAAGCAGCTCGCCGGAGTCGTCACGGCCCCGCTGCGCAGGCCCTGCTTCCACGTCCACATCGGCTCGCCGCTGCATCTGCCCGACCGCGTGCCGGAGGCGACGGACCGGGCCCGCCGGGCGGTCACCGCCGCCTGGCTGACCGCCGCGTCCGCGCTCGGGGAGGCGGATGCGGGCACGGTCTGA
- a CDS encoding D-alanyl-D-alanine carboxypeptidase — protein MKAVTVAGGSSDDPEIESETTVQQTEPEPTTPTDAGARGAKAEPARGTVTEPDVEAEDTPAEPKAQAENPAGDADTRGPKTHAGSEAQTDPMPGGEPELSGEAELEDEAGTEATGDPQTPAGPNAQSENRSGIAGTPVPKAEPGTGAEPEAQAEAGAAGTRGPKAGRPEAETDAGAQGDPRTPTGPNAQAENAPSEPKAQAEASAAGTSGPRAGRPGADTGADAPKSHTGAEAQADPRTPAGPKAQTENRSGDAGTRGPKAEQGTGAEPKAQGAPRPEDAARPDAQAEDAPAEPKAQVEDGAAGTRGPKAGRPGADTGADAPKSRTGAEAQGEPRSGGTAERSGEAELADEADSDTKPATDAAPKAGQAEAEAGADAPKAQADSGTPAGPKARAEDRTGVADPRGPKDGQAEAEAGADAPKSRTGAEAQAGPRTPAGPHARAENRSGVADPSGPKAGRAEAKTGADAPKADAEAEAHAGGAEAQAGTRPGVADPRGPKAGGAGARSGGGGELGDAAGSDAESGEGRGGGAAGAGGDETQVIARPGARPRTGPSWARDVEPDAERTSQFVALKDLDTPAPAPAPVAPRPAPPAPAAPAAPQPPLELLADLTNTPPPAETPRRTALRRVKIWTPILLLLVGAGAGAQLLRPLPAAQLVAAKSDHTVDGKFSIPWPAKGQGAVRVSGSGDLGTFGEQKPVPTASVAKVMTAYVILKGHPLRKSEPGPDITIDAKTVADGNSEHESRISGLTAGTKFSQQDMLKMLMIPSGNNVARLLARWDSGTDSEAAFVAKMNAAAKELGMTSTTYSDPSGLDAGTVSTAADQLKLAEAVMKDETFRSIVALPNATIKGLSQRLENNNILLNTQGLSIRGIKTGSSTPAGGTLMWAAYKSIGDETPLILGTLMDQRAEGPDEDGGDSLKLVLANSKTIIEAVRTALASVPVIRKGDVVGHVDDGLGGRTPLVAAKDLNVIGVPGQQVKLSLGPAAGGGPLPHAAKDGAEVGVLTVGSGEGAKSVPVAVKGALVEPSFGTRLTRGR, from the coding sequence ATGAAGGCGGTAACGGTGGCGGGCGGTTCCTCGGACGACCCGGAGATCGAGTCGGAGACCACCGTCCAGCAGACGGAACCCGAACCGACGACCCCCACGGACGCGGGCGCGCGCGGTGCCAAGGCCGAGCCGGCACGCGGGACCGTGACGGAACCCGACGTCGAGGCGGAGGACACTCCCGCCGAGCCGAAGGCACAGGCCGAGAACCCCGCCGGGGACGCGGACACGCGCGGGCCGAAGACCCACGCCGGGTCTGAAGCCCAGACCGACCCCATGCCCGGGGGCGAGCCGGAACTCAGCGGCGAAGCCGAACTCGAGGACGAGGCCGGGACCGAGGCTACGGGCGACCCCCAAACCCCCGCCGGACCGAACGCCCAGTCCGAGAACCGGTCCGGGATCGCGGGCACGCCCGTGCCCAAGGCCGAGCCGGGAACGGGAGCCGAGCCCGAGGCGCAGGCCGAAGCCGGTGCCGCAGGCACGCGCGGACCGAAGGCCGGTCGGCCCGAAGCCGAGACCGACGCCGGGGCCCAGGGCGACCCCCGAACCCCCACCGGACCGAACGCCCAGGCAGAGAACGCTCCCTCCGAGCCCAAGGCACAGGCCGAAGCCAGTGCCGCAGGCACGAGCGGGCCGAGGGCCGGTCGGCCGGGGGCGGACACTGGCGCCGACGCGCCAAAGAGCCACACCGGGGCCGAGGCCCAGGCGGACCCCCGAACCCCCGCCGGACCGAAGGCCCAGACCGAGAACCGGTCCGGGGACGCGGGCACGCGCGGTCCCAAGGCCGAGCAGGGGACGGGCGCCGAGCCCAAGGCGCAGGGCGCCCCCCGGCCGGAAGACGCGGCGCGCCCCGACGCCCAAGCAGAAGACGCTCCCGCCGAACCCAAGGCGCAGGTCGAAGACGGTGCTGCAGGCACGCGCGGGCCGAAGGCCGGTCGGCCGGGGGCGGACACTGGCGCTGACGCGCCGAAGAGCCGCACCGGGGCCGAGGCTCAGGGCGAACCCCGGTCCGGGGGCACGGCCGAACGCAGCGGCGAAGCCGAACTCGCGGACGAGGCAGACTCCGACACCAAGCCGGCTACGGACGCCGCACCGAAGGCCGGGCAGGCCGAAGCTGAGGCTGGCGCCGACGCGCCGAAGGCTCAGGCCGACTCTGGAACCCCCGCCGGACCGAAGGCCCGGGCCGAGGACCGAACCGGGGTCGCGGACCCGCGTGGGCCGAAGGACGGGCAGGCCGAGGCTGAGGCCGGCGCCGACGCGCCGAAGAGCCGCACCGGGGCCGAGGCGCAGGCCGGCCCCCGAACCCCCGCCGGACCGCACGCCCGGGCCGAGAACCGGTCCGGCGTCGCGGACCCCAGTGGGCCGAAGGCCGGACGGGCCGAGGCCAAGACCGGCGCCGACGCGCCGAAGGCTGACGCCGAGGCCGAGGCTCACGCCGGCGGGGCCGAGGCTCAGGCCGGCACCCGGCCCGGGGTCGCTGATCCGCGTGGGCCGAAGGCCGGCGGGGCCGGCGCACGGTCCGGCGGCGGAGGCGAACTCGGGGACGCGGCGGGCTCTGACGCCGAGTCGGGCGAGGGCCGGGGCGGGGGTGCGGCTGGGGCCGGGGGGGACGAGACGCAGGTCATCGCTCGGCCCGGGGCCCGCCCGCGCACCGGGCCGTCCTGGGCGCGGGACGTGGAGCCCGATGCCGAGCGGACGAGCCAGTTCGTCGCGCTCAAGGACCTCGACACGCCCGCGCCGGCGCCCGCGCCCGTCGCGCCCCGCCCGGCGCCGCCCGCGCCCGCGGCCCCGGCCGCGCCGCAGCCGCCGTTGGAGCTGCTGGCCGACCTCACCAACACCCCTCCCCCGGCGGAGACCCCGCGCCGGACCGCGCTGCGCCGCGTCAAGATATGGACGCCGATCCTGCTCCTCCTCGTGGGCGCGGGCGCCGGCGCCCAGTTGCTGCGCCCACTGCCCGCCGCGCAGCTCGTCGCCGCCAAGAGCGACCACACCGTCGACGGGAAGTTCTCCATCCCCTGGCCCGCCAAGGGCCAGGGCGCCGTCCGCGTCTCCGGCTCCGGCGACCTCGGCACCTTCGGTGAGCAGAAGCCGGTCCCCACGGCCAGTGTGGCCAAGGTGATGACGGCCTACGTGATCCTCAAGGGCCATCCGCTGCGCAAGTCGGAGCCCGGTCCCGACATCACCATCGACGCGAAGACGGTCGCGGACGGAAACTCCGAGCACGAGTCCCGTATCTCCGGGCTGACCGCCGGTACGAAGTTCAGCCAGCAGGACATGCTCAAGATGCTCATGATCCCCTCGGGGAACAACGTCGCCCGGCTGCTGGCGCGCTGGGACTCCGGCACCGACTCCGAGGCCGCGTTCGTCGCGAAGATGAACGCGGCCGCCAAGGAGCTCGGGATGACGAGCACCACGTACTCGGACCCCAGCGGTCTGGACGCGGGCACCGTCAGCACCGCCGCCGATCAGCTGAAGCTCGCCGAGGCCGTCATGAAGGACGAGACGTTCCGGTCGATCGTCGCCCTCCCGAACGCCACGATCAAGGGGCTGTCCCAGCGTCTCGAGAACAACAACATCCTGCTCAACACCCAGGGGCTCAGCATCCGGGGCATCAAGACCGGTTCCAGCACCCCGGCCGGCGGAACCCTGATGTGGGCGGCGTACAAGTCGATCGGTGACGAGACGCCGTTGATCCTTGGGACGTTGATGGACCAGCGGGCGGAGGGGCCGGACGAGGACGGCGGGGACAGCCTGAAGCTGGTGCTGGCGAACAGCAAGACGATCATCGAGGCGGTACGGACGGCGCTCGCGTCGGTCCCCGTGATCCGCAAGGGCGATGTCGTCGGGCACGTGGACGACGGGCTGGGCGGCCGTACGCCGCTGGTGGCGGCCAAGGACCTGAACGTGATCGGCGTACCGGGCCAGCAGGTGAAGCTGTCCCTCGGCCCCGCCGCCGGCGGCGGACCGCTGCCGCACGCTGCGAAGGACGGCGCCGAGGTGGGCGTGCTGACGGTCGGCAGCGGCGAGGGCGCCAAGAGCGTGCCCGTCGCGGTCAAGGGGGCTCTGGTCGAGCCCTCGTTCGGGACCCGGCTGACCCGCGGCCGCTGA
- a CDS encoding VWA domain-containing protein, with protein sequence MITRKRLAVGACGLLAALAVGLFPASAAAADGPTAKEPPKVDLVLDVSGSMRANDIDGQSRMAAAKQAFNEVIDAVPAEVRLGIRTLGATYPGDDRALGCKDTKQLYPVGPLDRTEAKTAVATLAPTGWTPIGPALLGAAQDLEGGNATKRIVLITDGEDTCAPLDPCEVARDIAAKGIHLVIDTLGLVPDAKTRAQLTCIAEATGGTYTSVQHKADLSSRVKQLVDRAADPVVNPVATEGAKQCAGAPQLKAGLYSDRETFGEHRWYRVDVLPGQELRASVSIGADRAVNNDYGVLLRATTVHGREIVRGSEAGDGRTDVLSTGLRYPKAEIDGADSDDKPVPETVCLQVSNSFSAPASVKTTPGMPVELTVDLVDGPDEASDVAAFGLGRGWWLLAVLALAGLLAGLVWGWISRWRISVWRTN encoded by the coding sequence ATGATCACTAGAAAACGGCTTGCGGTCGGGGCGTGCGGCCTGCTCGCCGCCCTGGCCGTCGGGCTCTTCCCGGCGAGCGCCGCCGCCGCCGACGGACCGACGGCGAAGGAACCCCCCAAGGTCGACCTCGTCCTCGACGTCAGCGGCTCCATGCGGGCCAACGACATCGACGGACAGTCCCGCATGGCCGCGGCCAAGCAGGCGTTCAACGAGGTCATCGACGCGGTCCCCGCCGAGGTGCGCCTCGGCATACGGACCCTGGGCGCCACCTACCCCGGCGACGACAGGGCGCTCGGCTGCAAGGACACCAAGCAGCTCTACCCGGTCGGACCCCTCGACCGGACCGAGGCGAAGACCGCCGTGGCGACCCTGGCCCCCACCGGCTGGACGCCCATCGGACCGGCCCTGCTCGGTGCGGCCCAGGACCTCGAGGGCGGCAACGCCACCAAGCGGATCGTGCTCATCACGGACGGCGAGGACACCTGCGCCCCGCTCGACCCGTGCGAAGTGGCCCGCGACATCGCCGCCAAGGGCATCCACCTGGTCATCGACACCCTCGGACTGGTCCCCGACGCCAAGACCCGGGCCCAGCTGACCTGCATCGCCGAGGCCACCGGAGGCACCTACACCTCGGTGCAGCACAAGGCGGACCTCTCCAGCAGAGTGAAGCAACTCGTCGACCGGGCCGCGGACCCGGTCGTCAACCCGGTTGCCACCGAGGGCGCCAAGCAGTGCGCGGGCGCACCCCAGCTGAAGGCCGGCCTCTACAGCGACCGCGAGACCTTCGGGGAGCACCGCTGGTACCGCGTCGACGTCCTGCCGGGCCAGGAACTGCGCGCCTCGGTCAGCATCGGCGCCGACCGGGCCGTCAACAACGACTACGGCGTCCTGCTGCGCGCCACCACCGTCCACGGGCGCGAGATCGTACGCGGCTCGGAGGCGGGTGACGGGCGCACCGACGTCCTGTCCACCGGCCTGCGCTACCCGAAGGCCGAGATCGACGGAGCGGACTCGGACGACAAGCCCGTGCCCGAAACCGTCTGCCTCCAGGTCAGCAACTCCTTCTCCGCTCCCGCCTCCGTCAAGACGACCCCGGGCATGCCCGTCGAGCTGACCGTCGACCTGGTGGACGGACCCGACGAGGCCTCCGACGTCGCCGCCTTCGGCCTCGGGCGGGGTTGGTGGCTGCTGGCCGTGCTGGCGCTCGCCGGGCTGCTGGCCGGTCTGGTGTGGGGATGGATCTCCCGCTGGCGCATCTCCGTCTGGAGGACCAACTGA
- a CDS encoding DUF6204 family protein, with protein sequence MSATRTFRITVRGSFDGLTDEQRTELLAAAPEHDMLRAEFTAEGHLTYDLAARPFFTFRFLDSGEAEEDILDATARAELVAESWLTERGYGFKQLKSQAQDMSLAPLGKRQRREAARG encoded by the coding sequence ATGAGTGCTACCCGTACCTTCCGTATCACCGTCCGCGGCTCCTTCGACGGCCTGACCGACGAGCAGCGCACCGAGCTGCTCGCCGCCGCGCCCGAGCACGACATGCTGCGCGCGGAGTTCACCGCCGAGGGGCACCTCACGTACGACTTGGCGGCCCGTCCCTTCTTCACCTTCCGTTTCCTGGACTCGGGTGAGGCCGAGGAGGACATCCTCGACGCGACGGCCCGCGCGGAACTGGTGGCGGAGAGCTGGCTGACCGAGCGCGGGTACGGCTTCAAGCAGCTGAAGTCGCAGGCCCAGGACATGTCGCTGGCTCCGCTGGGCAAGCGGCAGCGCCGGGAGGCGGCCCGCGGCTGA
- a CDS encoding DUF4344 domain-containing metallopeptidase: MPNTAGRPRRARIVLSGLLVLTGVVVTACGGEARDTGQGPGAGPRPQAPRSGRVTVVYEAQTVEPEDRQAVALIRKSRVLERTADWVNRALALPHDMVVKVTAAVPPGVTDAVTQPDGRTIFVPPSFLTAIEQSLADVVKTVERPAPIPASEYNTDDLTVLSTEFIFGHEMGHALQRQLLLANLGLEEDAADGFASFYTVNEVGPGPSLAAAVLFDEIARKEGTPTLEGMSSDHPVTQQRAFNFLCYLEGSDPKKYQKSLVDSGYLPKTRAPLCPQAWAMLDYGWWTQLQPHFSVAFKARGDEEQKKAHARLIAETEALARRIDDIRTSQ, encoded by the coding sequence ATGCCGAACACCGCTGGTCGCCCGAGGCGGGCGCGCATCGTCCTGTCGGGCCTCCTGGTCCTCACCGGGGTCGTCGTGACCGCGTGCGGCGGCGAGGCCCGCGACACCGGGCAGGGGCCCGGAGCAGGGCCCCGCCCCCAGGCGCCGCGCTCCGGCAGGGTCACCGTCGTCTACGAGGCCCAAACGGTCGAACCGGAGGACCGGCAGGCCGTGGCGCTGATCCGGAAGTCCCGCGTGCTGGAGCGGACGGCCGACTGGGTGAACAGAGCTCTGGCCCTCCCGCACGACATGGTCGTGAAGGTCACCGCCGCCGTGCCGCCCGGCGTCACCGACGCCGTCACCCAACCCGACGGCAGGACGATCTTCGTCCCGCCGTCGTTCCTGACGGCCATCGAGCAGTCCCTCGCCGACGTCGTGAAGACCGTCGAACGGCCCGCCCCGATCCCCGCGTCCGAGTACAACACCGACGATCTGACCGTGCTGTCGACCGAGTTCATCTTCGGCCACGAGATGGGCCACGCGCTGCAACGCCAGCTCCTCCTGGCCAACCTCGGCCTCGAAGAGGACGCTGCTGACGGCTTCGCGTCCTTCTACACCGTCAACGAGGTCGGCCCGGGCCCATCGCTGGCCGCCGCGGTCCTCTTCGACGAGATCGCCCGCAAGGAAGGCACGCCGACCCTGGAGGGCATGTCGAGCGACCATCCCGTCACCCAGCAACGGGCCTTCAACTTCCTGTGCTACCTGGAGGGCAGCGACCCGAAGAAGTACCAGAAGTCCCTGGTCGACAGCGGGTATCTCCCCAAGACCCGCGCCCCCCTCTGCCCCCAGGCGTGGGCGATGCTGGACTACGGCTGGTGGACCCAGCTCCAACCCCACTTCAGCGTGGCGTTCAAGGCCCGGGGCGATGAGGAGCAGAAGAAGGCGCATGCGCGGCTGATCGCGGAGACGGAGGCCCTGGCGCGGCGCATCGACGATATCCGCACCAGCCAATGA
- a CDS encoding FAD-dependent monooxygenase, translating into MAHTYATDVLVAGAGPVGLTAAVELRRRGVSVRIVDRLPARLPFAKAVGIQPRTLEVWDRMGLARAALEAAVPMRGQYLYVNGAEQPRIDLSVPPDVPYGFAALPQYETERILDDHLGRFGTTVERGTELVSFGQDAHGVTCRLRTPSGAEEEVRTRFLLGCDGAHSIVRKGLGLGFEGGAFAEEYMLADVRVDWDLPPGYALRALHTDAAGAVDDVLVCIPLPGRGRYRMSMMVPPELSTAAGAGGASDGVTHGLQSGRGPELADIQTVLDRLSPKPTTAFGIRWTSVFRISHRIVDRYGHGRVFVAGDAAHIHPPTGAQGMNTGIQDAWNLAWKIALAVEDGAAHPGLLASYDAERRPVGEEVVGRTVRHAVEGMENDPDDPATLMLREAQLLVGYRGSPIVDPAGEGRGPRPGDRAPDCGGLEAAVSTYPMRLYDVLREREHVLLLYEAGAGIATGAGTGLDRLVRTARDSSGGRLEVCVLLAPDADAQADAGAGIEADAGLLPVYIDSRGEFARLYAAEAPTAFVIRPDGYLGARLSPPDPRALAAHLAAVFAPGAPDA; encoded by the coding sequence GTGGCGCACACCTACGCAACAGACGTACTGGTGGCCGGCGCGGGCCCGGTCGGGCTGACGGCCGCCGTGGAACTGCGCCGACGCGGTGTCTCCGTCCGGATCGTCGACCGGCTGCCCGCCAGGCTGCCCTTCGCGAAGGCCGTGGGCATCCAGCCGCGCACCCTGGAGGTCTGGGACCGCATGGGACTGGCCCGCGCCGCACTGGAGGCGGCCGTCCCGATGCGGGGCCAGTACCTGTACGTCAACGGCGCCGAGCAGCCCCGGATCGACCTCTCCGTGCCGCCCGACGTGCCGTACGGATTCGCGGCGCTGCCGCAGTACGAGACCGAGCGCATCCTCGACGACCACCTGGGCCGCTTCGGCACCACGGTCGAACGCGGCACCGAGCTGGTGTCGTTCGGGCAGGACGCCCACGGGGTGACCTGCCGGCTGCGCACCCCGTCCGGGGCGGAGGAAGAGGTACGGACGCGCTTCCTGTTGGGATGCGACGGCGCCCACAGCATCGTGCGCAAGGGACTCGGCCTCGGCTTCGAGGGCGGGGCCTTCGCCGAGGAGTACATGCTCGCCGACGTGCGCGTCGACTGGGACCTGCCCCCCGGATACGCCCTGCGCGCCCTCCACACGGACGCGGCCGGGGCGGTCGACGACGTGCTGGTCTGCATCCCCCTGCCCGGCCGGGGCCGGTACCGCATGTCGATGATGGTGCCGCCCGAACTCTCCACCGCGGCAGGGGCCGGGGGCGCCTCCGACGGCGTCACCCACGGCCTGCAGAGCGGCCGCGGCCCCGAACTCGCCGACATCCAGACCGTCCTGGACCGGCTCTCACCGAAACCCACCACCGCCTTCGGCATCCGCTGGACCTCGGTGTTCCGCATCAGCCACCGGATCGTGGACCGCTACGGCCACGGCCGGGTCTTCGTCGCCGGGGACGCGGCCCACATCCACCCGCCGACCGGCGCCCAGGGCATGAACACCGGAATCCAGGACGCCTGGAACCTGGCCTGGAAGATCGCCCTCGCCGTCGAGGACGGCGCAGCCCACCCGGGCCTGCTCGCCAGCTACGACGCCGAGCGGCGCCCCGTCGGCGAAGAGGTCGTCGGCCGCACCGTACGGCACGCCGTCGAAGGCATGGAGAACGACCCGGACGACCCGGCGACGCTGATGCTGCGCGAGGCCCAACTCCTCGTCGGCTACCGGGGAAGCCCGATCGTCGACCCGGCCGGCGAGGGCCGCGGCCCGCGGCCGGGCGACCGCGCACCCGACTGCGGAGGCCTCGAAGCCGCCGTCTCCACCTACCCGATGCGCCTGTACGACGTCCTGCGCGAGCGGGAACACGTCCTGCTGCTCTACGAAGCCGGAGCCGGAATCGCAACCGGTGCCGGAACCGGGCTCGACCGCCTCGTCCGGACGGCACGGGACTCCTCCGGCGGCCGGCTCGAGGTCTGCGTGCTGCTCGCGCCCGATGCGGACGCGCAGGCGGACGCGGGCGCCGGCATCGAGGCCGACGCCGGCCTGCTCCCGGTGTACATCGACAGCCGCGGCGAGTTCGCCCGCCTGTACGCGGCCGAAGCGCCGACGGCCTTCGTGATCCGCCCGGACGGATACCTCGGTGCCCGGCTCTCCCCGCCCGACCCCCGGGCGCTGGCCGCCCACCTCGCGGCCGTCTTCGCGCCCGGCGCCCCCGACGCCTGA
- a CDS encoding organic hydroperoxide resistance protein: MDALYTAVATANGREGRTVSSDGQLDLALAMPPALGGNGQGTNPEQLFAAGYAACFASALGLVGRQAKADTSEVSVTAEVSIGKDGAGFGLAVTLRVELPESLAGETGTLLVKQAHEVCPYSRATRGNIDVDLVIE, encoded by the coding sequence ATGGACGCGCTCTACACCGCTGTCGCCACCGCCAACGGCCGCGAGGGCCGCACCGTCAGCTCCGACGGCCAGCTCGACCTCGCCCTCGCCATGCCCCCGGCGCTCGGCGGCAACGGTCAGGGCACCAACCCGGAGCAGCTCTTCGCGGCCGGCTACGCCGCCTGCTTCGCCAGCGCCCTCGGCCTGGTCGGCCGCCAGGCCAAGGCCGACACCAGCGAGGTCTCCGTCACCGCCGAGGTCTCCATCGGCAAGGACGGCGCCGGCTTCGGCCTCGCCGTCACCCTGCGCGTCGAGCTCCCCGAGTCCCTGGCCGGCGAGACGGGCACGCTGCTGGTCAAGCAGGCGCACGAGGTCTGCCCGTACTCCCGCGCCACCCGCGGCAACATCGACGTGGACCTCGTGATCGAGTAA
- a CDS encoding MarR family winged helix-turn-helix transcriptional regulator: protein MTEQPTVTHPDQDFLRLDGQICFALNAASRAFGGLYRVVLKDLGLTYPQYLVMLVLWEHGEMPVKEIGRHLRLDSGTLSPLLKRLEAAGLVRRERSAEDERSVRAGLTEEGAALRARAVEVPRRIAAATGFELTEVLDLQARLNRLTAALDAAVPREAEEA, encoded by the coding sequence ATGACCGAGCAGCCCACCGTGACCCACCCCGACCAGGACTTCCTTCGCCTCGACGGGCAGATCTGCTTCGCACTGAACGCCGCGAGCCGTGCCTTCGGAGGCCTCTACCGGGTGGTCCTCAAGGACCTGGGGCTCACCTACCCCCAGTACCTGGTGATGCTGGTGCTGTGGGAGCACGGCGAGATGCCGGTCAAGGAGATCGGCCGGCACCTGCGGCTGGACTCCGGGACGCTGTCCCCGCTGCTCAAGCGGCTGGAGGCGGCCGGGCTGGTCCGCCGCGAGCGCAGCGCCGAGGACGAGCGGTCCGTGCGCGCCGGGCTGACCGAGGAGGGTGCCGCACTGCGCGCCCGCGCGGTGGAAGTGCCCCGCCGGATCGCGGCCGCGACCGGCTTCGAGCTCACCGAGGTCCTCGACCTCCAGGCCCGCCTGAACCGCCTCACCGCCGCCCTCGACGCCGCAGTACCCCGGGAGGCCGAAGAGGCGTAG